The following DNA comes from Diadema setosum chromosome 20, eeDiaSeto1, whole genome shotgun sequence.
CGGTTTGTGGTATAGGAATGAGAAATTtcagtatacatgtagttaaagGTCCTATCTCAAAGTAAGTTAAGTTTAAATTATTTGCTCAAACAGATGGGTTACTACGAAGAACATGCAGTAACAAAAAACACTGCCATAATGCTGTAAATGCTTGCCTAttcgtgaatttgaattctTTAACGTTTATCATGGCGGTGTTGatgcgaatttgaatgcgttTCGCGTGCAATCTTAATTTAAACTCGCTTTTTTACACGTTCATGTGAGAAAATCATCAGATATAGAATGCTCATGAAATTAGATTGAATGAATTAGTtttttgaatgttgatctcgGTTATCATTCAAATTTGCTAGAACTCGAATGATCTCGTTAAGtagaatgcaaatctgatgaaatgtGGCGGGAAAACCTTGGTTATGTCAGTGACGAGGACAGAATGTCGGGTTTGACGAAATTACTCGTTATTGTGTCTctcttgaattgaattatttctTGGCATTCCTTCATATCTCTGGATCATATTCACTGGACTTTATGTCAACATGGGGCCTAACACTTTTGAGTACATGCAAATAGAATGCGTTTGAAATTCTGACACGACTAGGACAACAAGAAGTGTGATTAACAAGTTTCCACGTGGATATTTCTCTATGCTCATAAACTTTCCCACATTAAGATCAGCCTCTTACCAAGTAATGAATAAATGACATTTTACACACAGGTATTCCTGCAAGATGGCTCAGGGAGTATTGTACTCTTGCCAAGGGGCACTTTCTCAAAAGCTCAAGGTATATCTGAAGAATAGCGAAGTATCAGACATCTCTGTCAAGGTCGGATTAAGACAGTACCCCGCTCACCGCCTGGTCCTTGGTGCAGCAAGTGGAACCCTTGCAAAGATGATGGAGGAGAATCCTGGAAAAATTCTCCAGATAAAAGCAGATGCCACGGAGGGTGAGATTGAGGTCTTTGAGCGGATGTTGGGCTACATGTACACTGGTGAGATTACGTTTTCAGGAGAGAACATCCGATTGATGATTAGTTGGGCTGACCAGCTATCTCTGCAGGAATTGAGCAAAATAGCGCAGGATTGGTTGTTCGAGTCGTTGCATGGTGATAGTATGGTGGGTGTCATCAAGTGGCTGAGGGAATCTGATGAAGGCCGTCTCAAGACTATGAAGGATCGATGCATTCAAACCTTGGCCCATTACTTTGAGTATGTACCTGAGACCTCATGGCTTGGACTCTCAGCGGACGAGGTTTTGGCTATCATAGAGAGGAGTGACCTTGTTGTCGCTGATGAAGAAACCGTCATCACGAAGGTGGATGCCTGGCTCCTGGGGCATGAACACGGTGAAGTCATCAAGGAGTTGTACGGGAAGATGGCCAGTAAGATACGACTTCCATTGGTGGGGGCTGCAAAGCTCGTCTCTCTGACAAAGACCTCACCACTAGTTCAATTTGTTGACAGAGAGTGCCCGCATCTGCTGTCGAAGGCATTTAAGTTCCGCGCTCTCTCTTCCGAGATGGGCTATGATGAGGATCCAACAGGACAGGGAGACTGCTTCCCATTAGGCAAGGCAGATGCTCAACCAAGACTATACCTCAATGCTACATCATTTACCCAGCAAAGACATAGTCATCACTCAACAGGGTCTCAAGACAAGAAATTTCAGTTGCTTTCTGTAGATTCTGTCACGGAGGTAAGGTGTAGCATCCAGAAGAAGAATGGGTCATGGACGCACACCTCCTCGAAGATGAATGTGAAGCTGGAGTCCCAAAAGTCAGACAATGTTGAGGTATGGCATGCAAAGTACAATATCATATTGCACGACGATTTATACAATGAGGAGTACCGGTACTATGAATCCCGTAGAGCAAGAATACAACACAAGAGAAAATACTACAGAATAGCCATTGTGACCACAAATAGCGACAAGGATGCTGAATTTTACCTACCAGACAACCCAGTTGTGACAGTGTACCAGGGTTC
Coding sequences within:
- the LOC140243436 gene encoding kelch-like protein 4, whose protein sequence is MAQGVLYSCQGALSQKLKVYLKNSEVSDISVKVGLRQYPAHRLVLGAASGTLAKMMEENPGKILQIKADATEGEIEVFERMLGYMYTGEITFSGENIRLMISWADQLSLQELSKIAQDWLFESLHGDSMVGVIKWLRESDEGRLKTMKDRCIQTLAHYFEYVPETSWLGLSADEVLAIIERSDLVVADEETVITKVDAWLLGHEHGEVIKELYGKMASKIRLPLVGAAKLVSLTKTSPLVQFVDRECPHLLSKAFKFRALSSEMGYDEDPTGQGDCFPLGKADAQPRLYLNATSFTQQRHSHHSTGSQDKKFQLLSVDSVTEVRCSIQKKNGSWTHTSSKMNVKLESQKSDNVEVWHAKYNIILHDDLYNEEYRYYESRRARIQHKRKYYRIAIVTTNSDKDAEFYLPDNPVVTVYQGSFQEVSNLEEVSNRRYGKPRHVITVRTPPIFAGKKPTRIKAMSCIYIMNKDDDIHEDLSTV